A part of Solibacillus sp. FSL H8-0538 genomic DNA contains:
- a CDS encoding helix-turn-helix domain-containing protein translates to MRSKAEVLMHPVRMKILQVLMQNKDIGLSTLQMSTIIQDVPQATLYRHIQILLDENIIKIIKERKVRSVTEKFYALNEDAARLNEEDLKRLSKEKKLNYISNYQLVLLSQYQNYLATLEKMESAEDTSTFSLIELTLSGEQFQQFQQELNDLMLKYYKMDSSNENAETKTIAVNIIPKPQ, encoded by the coding sequence ATGCGGAGTAAAGCGGAAGTGTTAATGCATCCCGTAAGAATGAAAATTTTACAAGTGCTCATGCAAAATAAGGATATTGGCCTAAGTACATTACAAATGAGTACAATCATTCAAGATGTCCCACAAGCAACTCTCTATCGCCATATTCAAATTTTATTGGATGAAAATATTATTAAAATCATTAAAGAACGGAAAGTACGCTCAGTTACTGAAAAATTTTATGCTTTAAATGAGGATGCAGCGCGGCTTAACGAAGAGGATTTGAAGCGTCTATCAAAGGAAAAAAAGTTAAACTATATTTCCAACTACCAATTAGTTTTACTCTCACAATATCAAAATTATTTAGCTACACTTGAGAAAATGGAATCAGCTGAAGATACCTCAACATTTTCGCTAATAGAATTAACGTTATCAGGCGAGCAGTTTCAACAGTTTCAACAAGAGTTAAACGATTTAATGCTGAAATATTATAAAATGGACAGTTCAAATGAAAATGCCGAAACGAAAACGATAGCCGTAAACATTATTCCTAAGCCACAATGA
- a CDS encoding LysE/ArgO family amino acid transporter yields MQPIFHGIILAFGLILPLGVQNVFVFTQGVSQPSLLRALPAAITAAICDTILIVLAILGLSVIVLQFEWIRLILLVGGIIFLLYMGKVIWSSGAASLEGKEALPIRKQIVFALSVSLLNPHALLDTIGVIGTSALKYSGQQQVLFMLTCIVVSWLWFFGLTIAGALLKKMQIGAAVFVLFNKLSAVFIWGTAVYLLISLF; encoded by the coding sequence ATGCAACCAATTTTTCACGGTATTATTTTAGCATTTGGCCTTATTTTACCTTTAGGCGTTCAAAACGTGTTTGTCTTTACACAAGGTGTGTCGCAACCGAGCTTGTTAAGGGCGTTACCTGCTGCAATTACGGCCGCCATTTGCGATACAATTTTAATTGTTTTAGCGATTCTTGGCCTATCCGTTATCGTTTTACAGTTTGAGTGGATCCGTCTCATCTTACTTGTTGGCGGGATTATCTTTTTACTTTATATGGGGAAGGTCATTTGGAGCTCTGGTGCTGCGAGCTTAGAAGGGAAAGAAGCATTGCCAATTAGGAAACAAATTGTGTTTGCGCTGTCCGTTTCTTTGCTGAATCCACATGCCTTGCTTGATACAATTGGTGTCATTGGGACAAGCGCTTTAAAATATAGCGGGCAACAGCAAGTATTGTTCATGCTGACGTGTATCGTCGTGTCTTGGCTCTGGTTTTTCGGACTTACGATTGCAGGGGCACTTCTAAAGAAAATGCAAATCGGCGCGGCTGTGTTTGTGTTATTTAATAAATTATCAGCTGTATTTATATGGGGAACAGCTGTTTATTTACTCATTAGTTTGTTTTAA
- the msrA gene encoding peptide-methionine (S)-S-oxide reductase MsrA yields the protein MEKATFAGGCFWCMVKPFAEWDGIEKVTSGYMGGHVENPTYEDVKHGDSGHLEVVEIQFDPKRFSYMRLLEIYWIQIDPTDDGGQFHDRGESYKTVIFTHNEQQRFAAERSKSDLAASGRFKKPIVTKICPAEKFWAAEDYHQDYYKKEESHYKEDRAISGRDEFINAHWEK from the coding sequence ATGGAAAAAGCAACATTTGCAGGCGGTTGTTTTTGGTGTATGGTAAAACCGTTTGCAGAGTGGGATGGCATCGAGAAAGTTACGTCCGGTTATATGGGCGGTCATGTGGAAAACCCTACATATGAAGACGTAAAACACGGTGACTCTGGACACTTGGAAGTTGTTGAAATCCAGTTTGACCCAAAACGGTTCTCTTATATGCGTCTACTTGAAATTTATTGGATACAAATTGACCCGACAGATGACGGTGGTCAATTCCACGACCGCGGAGAATCATATAAAACCGTTATTTTCACACATAATGAGCAGCAACGTTTTGCTGCAGAGCGTTCAAAATCGGATTTAGCAGCAAGTGGACGTTTTAAAAAACCGATTGTCACTAAGATTTGTCCAGCAGAAAAGTTTTGGGCTGCTGAAGACTATCATCAAGATTACTACAAAAAAGAAGAGTCACATTACAAGGAAGACCGTGCCATCAGTGGCCGTGATGAGTTTATTAACGCGCACTGGGAGAAATAG
- a CDS encoding pentapeptide repeat-containing protein yields the protein MKIEQPKLPKELVSASFQDIYLEEDPELSHCHVSNATFDYETIERVDLSSMIVTNSTFQHTAFPRIQLTDVVFEKCDFSNVDFSQANIHRVHFKDCKLLGANFTEGRLSNVSFENSVLNLSTFGDASLNKVVFEKSMLKNADFYNCTLVKTVYLSCNIDGINFEETSLKGIDISTSEFGEIQVTMEKLRGCEVSVNQAINLAGLMGLVIKE from the coding sequence ATGAAAATAGAACAACCGAAATTACCTAAGGAGTTAGTGAGTGCGAGTTTTCAAGATATTTATTTGGAAGAGGATCCTGAACTTAGTCATTGCCACGTATCAAATGCTACTTTTGACTATGAAACGATAGAACGAGTGGACCTATCTAGTATGATTGTGACGAATTCGACTTTCCAGCATACCGCTTTTCCGCGTATACAATTAACGGATGTCGTGTTTGAGAAGTGTGACTTTTCGAATGTGGACTTCAGCCAGGCCAACATCCACAGAGTGCACTTTAAAGACTGCAAGCTGCTAGGTGCTAATTTTACTGAAGGTCGATTAAGCAACGTGTCATTTGAAAATTCCGTCCTTAATTTAAGTACATTTGGGGATGCCAGTTTAAATAAGGTTGTTTTTGAAAAATCCATGTTAAAAAATGCGGACTTTTATAACTGTACGCTCGTTAAAACGGTGTACCTTTCGTGTAATATTGATGGCATTAATTTTGAGGAAACATCTTTAAAAGGTATCGATATTAGTACGTCCGAGTTCGGGGAAATTCAGGTGACGATGGAAAAGCTGCGCGGCTGTGAAGTGTCAGTAAATCAAGCGATTAACCTGGCGGGGTTAATGGGGTTAGTCATTAAAGAATAG
- a CDS encoding helix-turn-helix transcriptional regulator, translated as MENNIKDLRARYDFSQDVLAKKLGVSRQTIISLEKGRYNPSITLAFKLARLFNCHIEDIFIYEEDNQ; from the coding sequence ATGGAAAATAATATTAAGGACTTACGTGCAAGGTATGATTTTTCTCAAGATGTACTGGCTAAAAAGTTAGGCGTCTCTAGGCAAACCATTATATCTTTGGAAAAAGGACGTTATAATCCTTCAATCACACTAGCATTTAAATTAGCTCGTCTATTTAATTGTCATATTGAAGATATTTTTATTTATGAGGAGGACAATCAATGA
- a CDS encoding ABC-F family ATP-binding cassette domain-containing protein, with the protein MIQVSNVGLRYGDRKLFDDVNIKFNPGNCYGLIGANGAGKSTFIKILAGDIEAQEGHVSMGKDERLSVLRQNHFEYDEYNVLDTVVMGNKRLWEVKAEKDEIYAKEDFSDEDGMRAAELEGEFADLNGWEAESEAATLLNGLGIGDELHYMLMADLEGSDKVKVLLAQALFGKPDVLLLDEPTNHLDLKAIQWLEEFLINFENTVIVVSHDRHFLNKVCTHIADLDFGKIQLYVGNYDFWYESSQLAQKMAQDQNKKKEEKIKELQAFVARFSANASKSSQATSRKKMLDKIELEDIKPSSRKYPFINFQIGRDIGNDVLTVDGLAASQDGETLFKDMRFSLNKEDKIILLGSPMAKSALMDILMDRRAADAGTYKWGVTTSQSYFEMDHDQYFTGGERSLVDWLRQYSPDDETESFLRGFLGRMLFSGEEVKKSPGVLSGGEKVRCMLSKMMLSNSNVLLLDEPTNHLDLESIQALNEGLIRFKGAMIFTSHDHQFIQTIANRVIEICEDGSILDKPLTYDDFLDWKEKEGIK; encoded by the coding sequence ATGATTCAAGTATCTAATGTAGGTCTTCGCTATGGCGACCGTAAATTATTTGACGATGTAAATATTAAATTCAACCCTGGTAACTGCTACGGCCTAATCGGGGCGAACGGTGCTGGTAAATCAACATTCATTAAAATTTTAGCTGGTGATATCGAGGCGCAAGAAGGCCACGTATCTATGGGTAAAGACGAGCGCCTTTCAGTATTACGCCAAAACCACTTCGAGTACGATGAGTATAACGTTCTGGATACAGTTGTAATGGGCAATAAACGTCTTTGGGAAGTAAAAGCTGAAAAAGACGAGATCTACGCAAAAGAAGATTTTTCTGATGAAGACGGTATGCGTGCTGCTGAATTAGAAGGTGAATTTGCAGATCTAAACGGTTGGGAAGCTGAATCAGAAGCTGCTACATTACTTAACGGTTTAGGTATTGGCGATGAGCTTCACTATATGCTAATGGCTGACCTTGAAGGTTCTGACAAAGTCAAAGTGCTACTTGCACAAGCTTTATTCGGTAAACCAGATGTTCTTTTACTAGATGAGCCTACCAACCACCTTGACCTAAAAGCAATTCAGTGGTTAGAAGAATTCTTAATCAACTTCGAAAACACGGTAATCGTTGTATCCCATGACCGTCACTTCTTAAACAAAGTTTGTACCCATATCGCGGATCTGGACTTCGGGAAAATCCAACTTTACGTTGGTAACTATGATTTCTGGTATGAATCTTCTCAATTAGCTCAAAAAATGGCTCAGGATCAAAACAAGAAAAAAGAAGAGAAAATTAAAGAGTTACAAGCATTCGTTGCACGTTTCTCTGCCAACGCTTCAAAATCGAGCCAAGCAACAAGCCGTAAAAAAATGCTGGATAAAATCGAGCTTGAAGATATTAAACCATCTAGCCGTAAATACCCATTCATCAACTTCCAAATCGGTCGTGATATCGGAAATGACGTGCTGACTGTTGATGGTTTAGCCGCATCTCAAGACGGTGAAACACTATTCAAAGACATGCGCTTCTCATTGAACAAAGAAGATAAAATTATCTTACTTGGTAGTCCAATGGCAAAATCAGCTTTAATGGACATCCTTATGGACCGCCGTGCAGCAGATGCTGGCACGTACAAATGGGGCGTAACAACATCTCAAAGCTACTTCGAAATGGATCATGACCAATACTTCACTGGTGGCGAAAGATCACTCGTTGATTGGTTACGCCAATACTCTCCAGACGACGAAACAGAAAGCTTCTTACGCGGTTTCCTAGGTCGTATGCTGTTCTCTGGCGAAGAAGTAAAGAAATCTCCTGGCGTTCTTTCAGGAGGCGAAAAAGTACGTTGTATGCTTTCTAAAATGATGCTTTCAAACTCGAACGTATTATTATTAGACGAACCTACTAACCACTTAGATCTTGAGTCAATCCAAGCACTAAATGAAGGCTTAATCCGCTTTAAAGGCGCAATGATCTTCACATCTCATGACCATCAGTTCATTCAAACAATTGCTAACCGTGTTATTGAAATCTGCGAAGATGGGTCAATCTTAGATAAACCATTAACTTACGATGATTTCTTAGACTGGAAAGAAAAAGAAGGAATAAAATAA
- the recQ gene encoding DNA helicase RecQ, producing MIGQAQQQLKTYFGYDSFRPGQSEVIENVLNGQDTLVVMPTGGGKSLCYQVPALCLEGTTIVISPLISLMKDQVDMLVTSGVHAAFINSSLKFDEVQDVMYGVRSGRIKLLYIAPERLENDHFCMELAQIRVPLIAIDEAHCISQWGHDFRPSYRAIHKMLGLWEQKPTVIALTATATEDVCADICETLKIEADNTFITGFARENLKFSVMAGESKDTFVKNYVKNSPNEAGIIYAATRKSVEAVYEMLRKAGVAVAKYHAGLFEEDRTYEQNRFLNDEVQVMVATNAFGMGINKTNVRFVLHYQMPRNMESYYQEAGRAGRDGLPSECVLLYSSSDEQTQRFLIDQAQDRSRIPFELTKLHKMIDYCHTEQCLQRFIVKYFGEENAATCGRCANCVDERPKQDVTEDAQKVLSCVVRMGQKFGKQMTAQVLAGSRSKKILEFGFQKLPTYGILKPMNAKEIANFIEFLIAERLILVSNGQFPTIFISDEGKAILLGKEKVYRKAARPVKAVVEENDPLFEALRKIRKEISEREGVPPFVVFSDKTLRDMCEKRPMNDMEFLNVSGVGESKLEKYGAAFIEAICTFNKQKS from the coding sequence ATGATCGGACAAGCACAACAACAATTAAAAACGTACTTCGGCTATGATTCTTTCCGCCCTGGTCAGTCAGAAGTCATTGAAAATGTTTTAAACGGACAAGACACATTAGTAGTAATGCCTACAGGTGGCGGGAAATCCCTTTGTTATCAAGTGCCAGCGCTATGTTTAGAAGGCACAACAATCGTTATTTCACCACTCATTTCCTTAATGAAGGATCAAGTAGATATGCTCGTAACAAGTGGGGTACACGCGGCATTTATTAATAGCTCGCTCAAGTTTGATGAGGTGCAAGATGTTATGTACGGCGTGCGCAGTGGACGCATAAAATTGCTATATATTGCACCAGAGCGTTTAGAAAATGATCATTTCTGTATGGAGCTTGCGCAAATTCGTGTGCCACTCATTGCGATTGACGAGGCGCACTGTATTTCGCAGTGGGGACATGATTTCCGTCCGAGCTACCGGGCAATTCATAAAATGCTAGGGCTATGGGAGCAGAAGCCGACTGTTATTGCACTGACTGCAACTGCGACAGAGGATGTATGTGCGGATATTTGCGAGACGCTTAAAATCGAAGCGGATAACACCTTTATTACAGGCTTTGCACGCGAAAATTTGAAGTTTTCTGTCATGGCAGGTGAGAGTAAAGATACGTTCGTGAAAAACTACGTGAAAAATAGTCCAAATGAGGCTGGTATTATTTACGCGGCGACACGAAAATCGGTGGAAGCGGTCTATGAGATGTTGCGTAAAGCCGGTGTTGCCGTGGCAAAATATCATGCAGGGCTATTTGAGGAAGATCGAACGTATGAGCAAAACCGCTTTTTAAATGACGAGGTGCAAGTAATGGTCGCAACGAATGCATTTGGGATGGGCATTAATAAAACCAATGTGCGTTTTGTTTTGCATTACCAAATGCCGCGCAATATGGAGAGTTATTATCAGGAAGCAGGACGTGCAGGGCGTGACGGCTTACCGAGTGAATGTGTGTTGCTGTATTCTTCATCGGATGAGCAAACACAGCGCTTTTTAATCGATCAGGCACAGGACCGGTCGCGTATTCCTTTTGAGCTAACAAAACTTCACAAGATGATTGATTATTGCCATACTGAGCAGTGTTTACAACGCTTTATTGTTAAATATTTTGGCGAGGAAAATGCTGCTACTTGTGGGCGATGTGCGAACTGTGTTGATGAGCGCCCGAAACAGGACGTAACAGAGGATGCCCAAAAAGTATTATCTTGCGTCGTACGGATGGGGCAAAAATTTGGTAAGCAAATGACCGCGCAAGTTCTTGCTGGCTCAAGAAGCAAGAAGATACTGGAGTTCGGCTTTCAAAAGTTACCTACATACGGCATCTTAAAGCCTATGAATGCAAAAGAGATTGCTAATTTCATTGAGTTTTTAATTGCGGAGCGACTAATCCTTGTTAGTAACGGCCAGTTCCCCACGATTTTCATTTCGGACGAAGGGAAGGCGATACTGCTCGGAAAGGAAAAGGTATACCGAAAAGCCGCTCGTCCTGTGAAAGCCGTTGTTGAAGAAAATGATCCACTATTCGAGGCGCTACGCAAAATTCGTAAAGAAATTTCAGAACGTGAAGGCGTACCACCATTTGTTGTGTTCTCTGATAAAACGCTTCGTGATATGTGCGAAAAGCGTCCAATGAATGACATGGAGTTTTTAAATGTAAGCGGTGTCGGTGAAAGCAAGCTTGAAAAATACGGAGCAGCCTTTATTGAGGCAATATGCACATTTAACAAACAAAAGAGCTAA
- a CDS encoding ABC transporter ATP-binding protein codes for MRLVIDNITKKFKHKTAVDHFSMVIETNECVGLIGPNGAGKSTLIQMIADILVADDGQILLNGKKIAAMKQNIGYLPQYPNFFPWMTAYETLLFMGTLSGIGKDELQRDIPSILEKVGLAKDVHSKVGTFSGGMKQRLGIAQALLHKPALIVMDEPVSALDPIGRREVLNLLNDIKKETTILLSTHILADAEEICERFVVIKEGRKIEDATKLQLLNQNQQFAIYFTIPKEHFPWIKKVEKLPYVKEVEQDGDVFKIVVQALEVDAQRLLQYGLDQNISFSKFEIGRKETLEEIFLSLVVDV; via the coding sequence ATGCGATTAGTAATCGATAATATTACAAAAAAATTTAAACATAAAACAGCTGTAGATCATTTTTCAATGGTAATTGAGACGAATGAATGTGTCGGGCTAATCGGGCCAAATGGTGCTGGGAAATCTACACTTATCCAAATGATTGCAGATATCCTTGTTGCAGATGATGGCCAGATTTTACTTAATGGGAAAAAGATTGCTGCGATGAAACAGAACATCGGTTACTTGCCCCAGTACCCAAATTTCTTTCCTTGGATGACCGCATATGAAACATTACTGTTTATGGGTACTCTATCAGGTATTGGTAAAGACGAATTACAAAGGGATATTCCAAGTATTCTTGAAAAAGTAGGGTTAGCTAAAGACGTTCATAGCAAAGTGGGCACATTTTCAGGAGGTATGAAACAGCGCTTAGGCATTGCACAAGCTCTACTTCATAAACCAGCACTAATTGTAATGGATGAACCTGTTTCAGCGTTAGATCCTATTGGACGAAGAGAAGTGTTAAACCTGCTAAATGACATCAAAAAAGAAACGACCATTTTGTTATCGACACATATTTTAGCGGATGCGGAGGAAATATGTGAGCGTTTTGTTGTTATTAAAGAAGGTAGAAAAATTGAAGATGCTACGAAACTTCAACTGCTTAATCAGAATCAGCAATTTGCTATTTATTTTACGATTCCAAAAGAACATTTCCCGTGGATAAAAAAGGTTGAGAAGTTACCCTATGTGAAAGAAGTTGAACAAGATGGGGATGTTTTTAAAATAGTCGTGCAGGCGTTAGAAGTTGATGCACAGCGATTATTGCAATACGGACTTGACCAAAATATTAGCTTTAGTAAGTTTGAGATTGGAAGAAAAGAAACCCTTGAGGAAATATTCTTGTCATTGGTGGTGGACGTATGA
- a CDS encoding hydroxymethylglutaryl-CoA lyase yields MSFGNISPGKLNHAATDLFIENLNLIGGEAMYFPKEVEIIEVGPRDGLQNEKVFVPTNMKQMLVDLLANTGVQRIETASFVHPQAVPQMADAREMSTYSNQRGIKYLALTPNSKALELAIEQKVPQIAVFVGASETFNQHNIRRSIEESLTECTQMFERAKEQGMFIRAYVSMCFSCPYEGDIPYANVERVVRHFVEYGADEISIGDTNGQAHPKIVYERFAKLKEQFSDTTFVAHFHDTNGLALANIIAALQAGVTKFDSSIAGLGGCPYSLGATGNVATEKVVELFHRMGIHTGIDEKALYRASAFTKRLLLQLQLRMR; encoded by the coding sequence TTGTCTTTCGGAAATATTTCACCCGGCAAGTTGAATCACGCTGCAACAGATTTATTTATTGAAAACCTAAATCTTATTGGAGGTGAGGCTATGTATTTCCCAAAAGAGGTTGAAATTATTGAAGTTGGCCCGCGTGACGGATTACAAAATGAGAAGGTGTTTGTACCGACGAATATGAAGCAAATGTTAGTCGATCTACTCGCCAATACAGGTGTCCAACGAATTGAAACGGCTTCCTTCGTTCATCCACAAGCGGTTCCGCAAATGGCTGATGCACGCGAAATGTCGACGTATAGTAATCAGCGCGGTATAAAGTATTTAGCATTAACACCGAACAGTAAGGCATTAGAACTTGCTATTGAACAAAAGGTACCACAAATTGCTGTATTCGTCGGGGCATCTGAAACATTTAATCAACATAATATCCGCCGGTCGATTGAGGAATCTTTAACAGAATGTACGCAAATGTTTGAACGAGCAAAAGAGCAGGGAATGTTTATTCGCGCCTATGTATCTATGTGCTTTAGTTGCCCATATGAAGGGGATATTCCTTATGCAAATGTGGAACGAGTAGTCCGTCATTTTGTGGAGTATGGGGCAGATGAAATTTCTATTGGTGATACGAATGGACAAGCGCATCCAAAAATCGTCTATGAGCGTTTTGCCAAGCTAAAGGAGCAATTTTCGGATACGACATTTGTTGCGCATTTCCATGATACGAACGGATTAGCGTTAGCAAATATTATTGCCGCGTTGCAAGCAGGAGTTACAAAGTTTGATAGTTCAATAGCTGGTCTCGGAGGCTGTCCGTATTCACTAGGCGCTACTGGCAATGTAGCAACAGAAAAGGTGGTCGAGCTATTCCACCGTATGGGTATCCATACCGGAATTGATGAAAAAGCACTGTATAGAGCAAGTGCTTTTACGAAGCGTTTACTATTACAGCTTCAGCTTAGGATGAGGTGA
- a CDS encoding MFS transporter gives MQQMKSWKLWIVFIAIFLVSLNLRPAVTSIGPLLSTIGEDLGVSSTKMSLLTSIPVFCMGLFAPLAVPFQKKFGYRAAINGLVLCIASATFARILFDSYMGLIMTSFIAGFSIAIISPMINAFIKEKFGDKMAPVIGLYSFAMGAGATISAGLTGVFYKIFDNNWPIALSIWGVLAIVAIIVWTIAAAKKEPITAEHVVEDEARNPWKTKSAWLILIYFGLQTSLFFSLTTWLSSMAMEQGMTLLTAGSVLTTMSIVQLMGNIAIPMLVGKYPNRISWLFGLITLGLVGALVLFIDTSWSIWLGAMILGAALSGLFPIGLMLPLDEARNNREANEWSSMVLSGGFMMSAILPLVIGVVFDATGTHAYTKVIFVGLFILMFISIFVMQQQKRRV, from the coding sequence ATGCAACAGATGAAAAGTTGGAAATTATGGATTGTGTTCATTGCAATCTTTTTAGTTTCCTTAAATTTACGACCAGCCGTAACGTCAATCGGACCACTACTTAGTACGATTGGTGAGGATCTGGGCGTATCAAGTACCAAAATGAGTTTATTAACATCGATTCCGGTGTTTTGTATGGGGCTTTTTGCGCCACTAGCGGTACCATTCCAAAAAAAATTTGGCTACCGCGCCGCAATTAATGGCTTAGTTTTATGTATCGCGAGTGCGACTTTTGCTCGTATCCTGTTTGATAGTTATATGGGATTAATTATGACAAGCTTTATTGCTGGTTTTTCGATTGCTATTATTAGCCCGATGATTAATGCATTTATTAAAGAAAAATTTGGTGACAAAATGGCTCCAGTAATCGGACTTTATTCGTTTGCTATGGGGGCTGGTGCTACAATTAGTGCAGGACTTACGGGCGTATTTTATAAAATCTTCGATAACAACTGGCCGATTGCACTAAGTATTTGGGGTGTTTTAGCAATTGTAGCGATTATTGTGTGGACAATTGCTGCAGCCAAGAAAGAACCAATAACAGCTGAACATGTTGTGGAAGATGAAGCGCGTAATCCATGGAAAACTAAATCAGCTTGGCTTATTTTAATTTACTTTGGCTTACAAACATCATTATTCTTCAGCTTAACGACGTGGTTATCGTCGATGGCAATGGAGCAGGGGATGACGTTATTAACAGCTGGTTCAGTATTAACAACGATGTCGATTGTCCAATTGATGGGGAATATTGCGATTCCAATGTTAGTTGGCAAATATCCAAACCGTATTAGTTGGCTATTTGGATTAATTACATTAGGGCTGGTTGGCGCACTAGTATTATTTATTGATACAAGCTGGTCAATTTGGTTGGGCGCAATGATTTTAGGTGCCGCATTAAGTGGGTTATTCCCAATTGGCTTAATGTTACCACTTGATGAGGCACGCAATAATCGTGAGGCAAATGAATGGAGTTCCATGGTATTGTCAGGCGGATTCATGATGAGCGCTATTCTGCCGCTTGTTATCGGTGTTGTGTTTGATGCAACTGGCACACATGCCTATACGAAAGTAATTTTTGTTGGGTTATTTATTCTGATGTTTATATCAATTTTCGTCATGCAACAACAAAAACGTCGTGTATAA
- a CDS encoding ABC transporter permease — MNTFAVLCKKEFAQMIRDFKIIWLPIVFILLGLTQPIMMYYLPLILTTLGGVDGITIDPAMTKLDGREVLASTLNSQFDQLGIIILVVAVMGVIQAEKASGMLAFILTRPVSIIAYLGSKIVTHYALAAACMAIGYLVSYGYTAYLFSAIPIAHVILAFALYCIWLLFIITFVTMLSTIFNSQAFIALLSIIVLLLCRFTASLHPFLENFTPASSSLRATTMLVTGSPGPGWLMSLVMTLLFVIIMLAITHYWIAKKKV, encoded by the coding sequence ATGAATACCTTTGCTGTTTTATGTAAAAAAGAATTTGCACAAATGATCCGCGATTTCAAAATTATCTGGCTTCCCATTGTATTTATTCTATTAGGACTTACTCAACCCATCATGATGTACTATTTACCGCTCATTTTAACAACGCTTGGTGGTGTAGACGGTATCACTATTGATCCAGCGATGACCAAACTAGATGGGCGTGAGGTGCTTGCATCGACACTGAACTCACAATTTGACCAGTTAGGCATTATCATACTTGTCGTTGCAGTGATGGGCGTGATACAAGCTGAAAAGGCGAGTGGAATGCTGGCATTTATTTTGACGAGACCGGTATCGATTATCGCCTACTTAGGAAGTAAAATTGTCACGCATTATGCATTGGCAGCTGCTTGTATGGCGATTGGGTATTTGGTGTCATATGGATACACGGCATATTTATTTTCTGCAATCCCGATTGCGCATGTTATTTTGGCGTTTGCACTTTATTGTATATGGTTACTGTTTATCATTACGTTCGTGACGATGTTAAGTACAATTTTTAACAGTCAAGCGTTTATTGCATTGCTCAGTATTATCGTTCTTTTACTATGTCGTTTCACAGCAAGTTTACATCCTTTTCTGGAGAATTTCACTCCGGCTAGTAGTAGTTTACGCGCTACAACAATGCTAGTTACAGGGAGTCCAGGACCAGGGTGGTTGATGAGTCTGGTCATGACACTTCTATTTGTGATCATCATGCTAGCCATTACACATTATTGGATTGCGAAAAAGAAGGTTTAA
- a CDS encoding PLD nuclease N-terminal domain-containing protein, with translation MQLHYGFEELTQIDWGSILPILIPFFLIAFLLIMIALIDLYRHRKTRENVLMWTIVILLFNTIGPILYFAIGRKEVHEHAISNR, from the coding sequence ATGCAATTACACTATGGTTTTGAGGAACTAACGCAAATTGATTGGGGAAGTATTTTACCCATCCTTATTCCTTTTTTTCTAATAGCATTTTTATTGATTATGATTGCGTTAATTGATTTATATCGTCATCGAAAGACAAGGGAAAACGTGCTCATGTGGACAATTGTTATTCTTTTATTTAATACAATCGGGCCTATTTTATACTTTGCTATTGGCAGAAAGGAAGTACACGAACATGCGATTAGTAATCGATAA
- a CDS encoding DUF2691 family protein encodes MRGISFEIPNTYGKYLFEILEGINIKEFTWKIGNGESYFIDNNQLGNSLFPTSCIFDGKKLYKEISKEDYYLIFVDLKGFTKKEDIRKVATYQEFIESECQFVLLIVDSSYVTIYSKDQVTLNHIFFKAVSVGYENIEYITDENDTRTTLIAF; translated from the coding sequence ATGAGAGGAATATCTTTTGAAATTCCCAACACTTATGGGAAATACTTATTTGAAATACTAGAAGGCATTAATATAAAAGAATTTACTTGGAAAATTGGTAATGGAGAATCATATTTTATCGATAATAATCAACTAGGTAATTCATTATTTCCAACTTCCTGCATATTCGATGGTAAAAAACTTTATAAGGAAATTTCAAAAGAAGATTATTATCTTATATTTGTTGATTTAAAAGGGTTTACCAAAAAGGAAGATATAAGAAAAGTTGCAACATATCAAGAGTTTATTGAAAGTGAGTGTCAGTTTGTATTACTAATAGTCGATTCCTCATATGTAACCATTTACTCAAAAGATCAGGTCACTCTCAATCATATTTTCTTTAAAGCAGTAAGTGTCGGTTACGAAAACATAGAGTATATTACAGATGAAAATGATACAAGAACAACGTTGATAGCTTTTTAA